CAACAGTGGGGTAATCCCCTTAAGTCATTGTCTCTTGGGGGAACGATTTTGTCGGGTTCACTTCCCTCTTCACTGAGTAACCTTTCTCAGCTTGCTTATCTGGATCTACAAAGAAGTAAATTTATGGGTCAAATCCCTGCTTCCCTCGCTAACCTTACGCAGCTATCGTATCTAGATCTCTCTGTCAATAATTTCACGGGCGATATTTCGCATTGGCTTGGCAACTTGGCAAGACTCAACTATTTGGACCTTTCAGGTAATATTCAGTTGGCAAAGTTTTttgttttaaggaaaaaaatggagatGACAAATTCAATAGCTAGATATACTAACGAGTCTTCTCTCTTTGCACTCGACAGATAACCAGCTAAGTGGTCAACTTCCATCTTCATTTGAGAACCTGACGCAGTTGGTTAGGCTTAACCTTTCATTCAACAATTGGCAATGTGAAATTCCGAACTCTCTATGGGAACTCAAGGGTCTTGGATATCTGGATCTTGGGAGGAATAATTTCAGTGGCACCGTGGATTTACACAAACTCAAGAACTTGGAATCATTACTTCTGGACTTCAACAACATTTCATTTGTCAGCAAGCCCGAGATCAATGCCACTCTTCCAAAACTTTCCACCGTAAGTTTAGTTTCATGCAACTTACGTGAGTTCCCAAGGTTTTTAGGCTACCTTAAGGGATTGGAGTGGGTAGATCTGTCGAACAATAAAATCGGAGGGAGTGTTCCTTCATGGATGTGGAATGGTAGCAGAGAAACATTGATGGATATGGGTCTCTCTCACAATTATCTCACTGACTTTGAGAACGGCCATATCAATCTGCCAATGTTGACGTACATGGACCTTTCTCACAATTTGCTCACTAGCTTTGTGAACAACCAGATCAATCAATCACTACCCATGCTGACCTATCTTGACATTAGTTCTAACTCGCTCAAAACAGCACTTCCCAGTCCACCTCCATTAGCTGTTTATTACAATATCTCCAACAACTTCCTCTTCGGAGAAATTCAATCTATTTGTAGAGCAAGATCTCTTGTCATCCTTGATTTGTCCATCAATAGGCTGAATGGCGGAATTCCTTCTTGTCTGGGAAATATGGTTTCTTTGTCGATTTTGAATCTTGGGGAAAATAAACTCGAGGGCATGATTCACCATGATTACCCGAAAGGTTGTGCATTGAAGATTATTGACCTTACAAATAATCGACTGCAAGGGCCTATCCCAAGATCTTTGGCTAATTGTTCAATGCTAGAGTATTTGAACCTTGGTTACAATCAAATGCATGATAGATTCCCTTCATGGCTATCGAAATTGACCAAGCTAAAAGCTATTATCCTGAAATCCAACAAATTCCATGGTCCAGTGGAAACACATCAAAACCAGTTTAACTTCAGCAATTTGCATATCTTGGACCTTTCAAACAATGGTTTCAATGGTGTACTTCCTTCCAAGTTGTTGCAGAGCTTCCATGCCATGAAAGTGATTGTTAGTCAAGATCAATTGGAATATATTCATACTTCTCAAAGGCTCCCTCAGTCCCTGGATACAGCTATAGCAATTGTGGCTTATGATATGAAATTGATGAACAAAGGCACAGAGAGAGAATACTCGAAGGTTCCATATGCCCTTATGGGAATTGACCTCTCCAATAACAAATTCGAAGGATGCATACCTGATCTCGTTGGAGATTTGAAGTCACTTATTTCACTTAATCTTTCAAATAACATTCTTACCGGTTCCATCCCGCCTTCCATAGCAAACTTGACAGTGCTTGAATCTCTAGATCTTTCTCGAAACAAGCTCTCTGGAGAGATCCCTCAACAGCTAGCTCAACTGACGTTTCTGTCATCTTTTGATGTCTCTCATAATCAACTGTCTGGGCCAATACCACGAGGGAGTCAATTCAACACATTCGGGACCAGTTCATTTGCCATGAATGAGGGGTTGTGTGGAAGTCCTTTGCCAAAAAAATGCACAGCGGTTGGGGATAATATACCATTACCACCATCACCGCTCaaggaagaaaatgacaatgatTCTATATTCGACTTGGATTGGAAAGTTGTGCTAATAGGTGCCGGAGCTGGGTTTTTTATCGGCGTTGTGCTGGGGAACTTGATCATTGACGAGAAGAGTAGGTGGTTCTTGTACTACTCCAAGATGATGGCAAAGAGATGGAAAACACCGAGAAGGCATCGAATAATAAGGAGTCGTGCGCGCAATTAGATACTTACATGACACTGgttagtttttttaattatcgCATATCTAGTTTGTATTAAACATTGGAAAAATTAGGACATACAGCGTCAATGCgtagaaaaaatttcacataagtAGTTTCATCCACCCTTGATTTaagggaacataaattttggctcTCTCCGCTAAATGGTGTGTAATGCCgattgtgtaaaaaaaaaaattacaccgCCAGTGTATGCTATAATTACTCAAAATAAGTATAGAGCTCTAAGATTCTAATCCGTGTTTGCTTCATGTTGAACTAGTGTTTTCCATTAGTTCTTATACGTAAATCCTGTTTTCTTGTTCATTATTTGCATCTTTCTATCTGTTTTTTCCTTGGAAAATCATATTATATAATGATATAATGCAACATAGACATAGGCAATTCCTTGGAAAATCATATTATGTGCGAAGCAGCACTAACTTTCACTTCTTGGCTGTATAAAGAATCCAATTTCGGACATTCGCTGCTTACAAAATCTGATTGTGGAAAGCTACTGAATATTGGAGCTGGCGAGCTCAGCATACTCTCTTGCACATCTCTAGTTGCAACTTCCAATCGGAGTCATTTGCAGGCATCTCATAGTCCTGTCGAGCACAGCTTTGGATTACATTACGACTCAAGATGAGAATCCACAATGGCGTCTTGCCGCTCAAATGGTAGGTAAGGAGTAAAGCTTCAAGGAGACAAAGTTTGCCGGATCGAGCATCGACGGGTTTTCACACTTTACCAGAGGAGTTGGACATTGTGAATATGAAGAAGTTGTTTTAGTTTCCTCACCCACAAGCTGTATATTTTAGTTTCCTCACCCACAAGCTGTATAGTCTATACCATGAGAGGCGTGGTTTCGTATTTGAATGCCGTAGCAGCACCAAATCTGCCCCACATGTTTTGATTTATGTTTTTCGTTGATAAGAATAGGTTGGGATCATCCTACTAAATTTATATGCACCTACTATGGAACGAAAAAGCAGTGAGTTCCTCCAATTGCTCCTAATTTGAATCTATTCAATTCCTGATCCTCCAACAGCTTGCAATTCGTTTACAGTGTGtttggaaagagaaattagCGTATACATATGGCAACAACAGCGAGGCCTCAAACAGCAGGAGGTACCACAAAAATCAACCATCACAACATGAATTGAGTTACAGAAAGTATTAGTTGTATATACTCACTGCGAAAGCTTAAGCAAATGACTTCCACCATGATGAGAAAAGTAAACTACTTACTTGTGCGAAATACTAACTCTACTGGTAGCCCACTGTAATTATAAATCTAATTGCAGCTTCACACGCCACGCTTGCTGCAATGTAAGGACTCTTAAACTAgttctgttgttgttgttattaggatgcatgtgtgagttgtgttagagaaattcTACATCGGAaaattaatgtggtgtggagcagttaatatatcatatttggcttataactcattggcttaagatTTTGAGTGTATgtgggtccaactggatatattgacaaGCTCGAATTAAGGCACTAGGCTCCCCCAACAGATTTTTCCGTCCATCTAGTTACATAATGATATTAGCTGGGACAAGTAAGAGATGTACTCAATACACATCTTGCCATCCCAAAATCAGGATGATTAAGACATCAACAGCAGCATTTCCAATTGCCTCTTGCTGTAACTTCCCCTTCACTACATACGTCCCTCTATTCCACACAAAAACCAAACACTTACTTGCCGAGCAAacgtttttctctttttctgctAAGTACAATATTCAACAAGATCCTGCTATTACATTAGTAGCAGAATCCTAAATGCTAGGGTGACAAAAAATGGCTTTTTCAAACTACCTATAATCATAAGTTACATTAATCACAGGAAGGCCCAGCCTTTATCCATATTGTAAAGCAAGCCAACCAGTAAAAGATACATACATATGCCACAAACAAGCAAGCACGCTTCAATCGGTTGGCACTAACGGTGCAAGGAAGGATCCTGGTTGGACGCAACCAATGCCGAGATTTCATCTGTTGAAAGAGTCTAATAAAACTCATTGATGTTAAGGAGGTTGAAAAACCAGTAGCCACCCCAGCAATTGTTTCCCATTTCCAATATCTAGCTATGATCTTGCTGTTTAcccaggatttgaaaatctcTGACAATCTGACGATGCACGGGCCATATTAAGTACTTTAGAAACCATGATGTAAGTAAGAGACACAACAAAAGAATATGAACAGGCTGAATGCAATTCAAGGGTAACTTCAAAAGGAGATGGAAATGCAGCACTTGGAAGTTCACATAATGGCGACTATGATCTTTCACGCCAGCAAAAAATCAGACATTGTACGCTAGAAGTTTAATAACAAGTCATCTGTTAGCAGATAAGACAGTAATCTCAATTGCTATTTGGCttgagaaaaacaagaaattacGGCACTACTAGATGCACTTGGTACATGGGAATGTTGGCTTGCTATGATCCTTTAATACCATATGAAGATTAGCATGCGATGAAAAAATTCCGTTTGTCACTTCAAACAGAGTACAACAGTACAAAATAGTTGCACAGGCCGGACTAAGACCGCAAGCGTGAACTGAATAGTTCCGGTCCGGAGATTAGCATGCGACCCAGATGAAAAACAgtcattgatattttttttctgaatatttcgtatttttattcttttttctttgggcCGGTGAAGGTCACGGCCATCGCCAGCCACaatgaaggaaaataataacaacaaaaaaatttaaaaaatcagaaaaatatttaataaattataaaatttctcCACATCTGCACCAACTTTATCATGCATGACAACcaatgtccatgtcagcgatcGATGATCAAAACTGGCctgatgaactgaattggtaccaatacaataggtttaaaatgtTTTTGGATACTTTTCCCTATATATAATACATGGCTTCATCTTAtctctcaactttagcattttctCCGACCAAACTTGTCTCTTGCTTGATATCTACAGCCTACGGACTGTTCTCCTTGAAAGGACTATATAGTTGAAATATCTAAAAAGGTACTTTATTCATCTCTGCCAGTTCTAATAGTTTCAtctctcaatttttattttctccaagGGGCAAACACATTAGAATTGTCGTATGTTCCCAGGGAAATGTAACATCTACTCTGCACCACACTACGAAATATTATAATCAAACCATCTTTGATCTTTGAACAACCCAGGTCAATGATCAATTTGTAAATCCAATAACCTCGTTCCATCATTGAAGCAGATTAGACAAATATAAAGCACGTACTACAATGACGGTGATATAttgtctttttctctcttttttcttttcgactTTGGTGTTTGTTATTTGAGCACCCATGTAATAGAAGAGCCATAGGATATTGTAACGGCATAGCTTTCATGCTTAGCAAGTTTTGCGGGCAAAAGGACACATAGAGtgacaatatttatgtacagcgctcactttggtgccaatatttttttttatcacttaagtgccaacttttttgaaaaaacagttatttcggtgccaactccAGTGAGTTTCTCCGGAAATCATACGTGGCATTTACATGGCTCGCAGAAGGATATAggcagcaataaaaaaaaggtgaaaatcgattaaaaaagCTCCacgtcaaattaaaaaaataaaaataagctaaaaatcaacgaaatcaaaaaaaaaaaaaaaaaatagaagtgcAGTGCAAGCCCTCGCGGCTGcacttccatttttcattttttttattttttttttattttatttttattttatttttatttttttaattttaatttatgtttaagtttaaaagtccacatgGATGCCACTTGAACTCCACGtggtctgattttttttaaaaaaaaattaccacataattttaaaaattaaaaataaataacacgTAATTAGGTGGCCGGAATTTCTTGCGGTTGGCACtaaagtagtttttttttctccgatttggcacttaagtgattcaaaaaaaatattaacactatagtgagcgttgtacacaaatattggcactccacatgtctttttaccaatttttattggTACAAATTCTGGGGcttctaattttttgtttttcgttttttgtGGTCAATGGGGCTTCTAATTAGCCACTCCAAAATTCTATGTGAAAGGACACATGGGGGTGACTAATCTTACCATATTCACATAAGTAGGGTCATTGTGAACATTTCTGTTTGAGCATCAATGACCTACCTCGAATTAGATCAAAGAAGCAAATTTAATGGGTATGAGAAGTCTGACTTGAGATATCACCTgaaaaaacaagggaaaattttatatattttgaacGTATATAACGGGCACATTCAATTGGTCTAGCTGCTTGACTCCTTAGTGGGTCATTGCTTCCATAACTTCCTATAAATGAACCGACAATCCAGATGAGAGACCAAGAAACCGACAAAGTGACTATTAAGATGGACCATACCATACTTTGTATGTTTGTCTTGCCTTAGATGTTTCGCAATTTCAACATATTGCGTGAATCtcattgttcttcttcttcttttttcaaactAATGTCAAGAGTTATAAGCAAataagctttttctttttcgaaagggaaaagaaaatgatcacACATCCACAAGGTACAGATCTGGTCTAATTCCCGTGCATTGTTTGATCGTTCATGTGCAATCATAGTTGCATAGTTGGTCCACTAAAAATGGAATGTCATACTGTTTCCACAAAAAGATTAAATGATGAGACACGCCAAAAACTTTTGTCCGTCTCTTAAATTGACCAACGGGAatcattttataatttttgaagtATCTCTTGTCcttgaatcacaaaaaaaaaaaatgcaatcgaaaTCATGATTGAATATATTTTCAGCTTTTATGTATCATCCCCTCATTTTATTTGATAATAATTAAGGATGTGTAATTGGACCGGGTTTACACAGAAACCGGACCGAACCACCCGAAAAACAAGTTCGAGAACCGGTTCCTGTCAAACCAGTCCCGGTACAGGTTCTAATGGGAACCGGTTGGAActagtccgattcccgattccaagtGACGACCCACCCGAAAGgcagacaagttttagaaccggtttttagctactgttaaaaaaaaaaaaactcctagcCTCGCTTGCCTCACCTCCCATGTTTTTGGTGGATTATAATATCTACGGCTCATATtaaggattgttgcttttgggggatagtgatttttattattcatcttttactttgaattgtttcattgctactcatattattttgttggaaaaaatgaaatcagaaaaggaaacaaaagaaaaataggttctcgggtagaccctaAAACCGAATCGAAAAAACAAGGCAGGTCTCAAAACAGGtcccaagacaaaaaaaaaaaaaaaaaaggtaggttCCGAGTTTCAAAAACTGGAAACCGGCTATAACAAGATAGGTTTTAAATTCTAGGTCCGGAACCTACCCACCCGGACTATGCTTACCTCTAATAATaatgacaagaaaaaattaCCCATGAAATCCTAagtttattgtacttttgccaattcaaaaaatttcaatttctaaattgagtccatctagccGTGACACGGATGATAGTCGTCCTATGTAGCACGTTTAGTATTGACGTggacaacttttaataatattttaatttttttgaattttgaattt
This sequence is a window from Rhodamnia argentea isolate NSW1041297 chromosome 3, ASM2092103v1, whole genome shotgun sequence. Protein-coding genes within it:
- the LOC115728254 gene encoding receptor-like protein 6; the protein is MASLLYALRPWIVLLLMIHTSLAKPLCHPDESSALMEFKRSFRIDTDQIRCVYPKVESWPQDGHGDCCSWDGVECNEANGHVTGLDLSSSCLFGIITSNTSLFRLLHLESLNLALNDFNSSSIPYGFGGLSRLRYLNLSISEFSGKVPADISRLSRLISLDLSSEWASLEMPNVENFVQNLTMLRELDLSSITMASPFPHVLANLSSLKSLKLSKCGLHGVLPVSIFQLPRLEVLDISYNGKLSGFIPEQQWGNPLKSLSLGGTILSGSLPSSLSNLSQLAYLDLQRSKFMGQIPASLANLTQLSYLDLSVNNFTGDISHWLGNLARLNYLDLSDNQLSGQLPSSFENLTQLVRLNLSFNNWQCEIPNSLWELKGLGYLDLGRNNFSGTVDLHKLKNLESLLLDFNNISFVSKPEINATLPKLSTVSLVSCNLREFPRFLGYLKGLEWVDLSNNKIGGSVPSWMWNGSRETLMDMGLSHNYLTDFENGHINLPMLTYMDLSHNLLTSFVNNQINQSLPMLTYLDISSNSLKTALPSPPPLAVYYNISNNFLFGEIQSICRARSLVILDLSINRLNGGIPSCLGNMVSLSILNLGENKLEGMIHHDYPKGCALKIIDLTNNRLQGPIPRSLANCSMLEYLNLGYNQMHDRFPSWLSKLTKLKAIILKSNKFHGPVETHQNQFNFSNLHILDLSNNGFNGVLPSKLLQSFHAMKVIVSQDQLEYIHTSQRLPQSLDTAIAIVAYDMKLMNKGTEREYSKVPYALMGIDLSNNKFEGCIPDLVGDLKSLISLNLSNNILTGSIPPSIANLTVLESLDLSRNKLSGEIPQQLAQLTFLSSFDVSHNQLSGPIPRGSQFNTFGTSSFAMNEGLCGSPLPKKCTAVGDNIPLPPSPLKEENDNDSIFDLDWKVVLIGAGAGFFIGVVLGNLIIDEKSRWFLYYSKMMAKRWKTPRRHRIIRSRARN